A portion of the Desulfuromonas acetoxidans DSM 684 genome contains these proteins:
- a CDS encoding methyl-accepting chemotaxis protein has protein sequence MSIQIKLLGSFFMMAILCAIIGGLGIYGINTTNSSLNEVSDLRLPSVRSIGLMMEKLNAIKAEERTLAIPDLSVEQRRDAIDTLRQLGRELDDAVQVYTSLKKTDQELKAWHDVDNSLKQWRQRQAEMLQLFEKVNLDHIGALGRDLNQMFMDHFEWVSALGAAIEHEERFTGQIDPTKCNFGKWLLTFETNSPELRKALEEIMPSHEELHDVGAEIDGYIAEGDILEASETYTHIIGPILSVIKDEFVDASNIAKAQSDLLNQATEIALGVERNAFLKVDRSLNDLYELNNQLTDATRQYALSSASRSKTIAITAIAIGVILSLGFGFITSQRLAKPLKDAVVMIEELRHGHLDQRLSIRSMDEVGKMAQAMNTFSDNLKEEVISAMDQLAQGDLTFSISPYDSNDQLRTTLKQVGADLTDLITQIQQVANQIGNGAMQIASSSQSLSEGATSQAESLQEITSSMSQMASQTRSNADSATTASDLSKAAHQAANNGMNQMSAMNDAMDEINESGKNIANIIKVIDEIAFQTNLLALNAAVEAARAGQHGKGFAVVAEEVRNLAARSAKAAQETSTLIENSVSKASHGQEVAEKTSEALTEIVNRIEKVTGLVGEIAHASQEQAAGIDQINQGLNQIDRVTQQNTASSEESAAASDELSGQANTLRQLLSRFQINPSTAHQVSSKAAPMIGYTQEADDDMFEL, from the coding sequence ATGTCAATCCAGATTAAACTTCTCGGTTCGTTTTTTATGATGGCCATCCTCTGTGCCATCATCGGCGGGCTGGGTATTTACGGCATCAACACCACCAATAGCTCCCTCAATGAGGTCAGTGATCTGCGTCTTCCCAGCGTCCGCAGTATCGGCCTGATGATGGAAAAACTCAATGCCATCAAAGCGGAAGAGCGCACCCTGGCGATTCCGGACCTGTCTGTTGAACAGCGCCGTGACGCCATCGACACGCTACGTCAACTGGGCCGTGAGCTTGATGACGCGGTACAGGTCTATACCTCTTTGAAAAAAACCGACCAGGAACTCAAGGCGTGGCACGACGTCGACAACAGCCTGAAGCAGTGGCGTCAACGCCAGGCGGAAATGCTACAACTGTTTGAAAAGGTCAATCTGGATCATATTGGTGCCCTGGGCCGCGACCTCAACCAGATGTTCATGGATCACTTTGAGTGGGTCAGTGCCCTTGGTGCAGCCATCGAACACGAAGAGCGTTTTACCGGTCAGATAGACCCGACAAAATGCAACTTCGGCAAATGGTTGCTCACCTTTGAAACCAACAGCCCGGAGCTGCGCAAAGCCCTTGAAGAGATTATGCCGTCCCATGAAGAGCTGCATGATGTCGGAGCCGAAATTGACGGGTATATTGCTGAAGGCGATATCCTTGAAGCCTCCGAAACCTATACCCATATCATTGGGCCGATCCTGTCGGTAATCAAAGACGAGTTTGTGGATGCCAGCAATATTGCCAAAGCGCAGTCCGACCTGCTGAATCAGGCGACAGAAATTGCTCTGGGAGTTGAGCGCAATGCCTTCTTGAAAGTAGACCGCAGCCTGAACGACCTCTACGAACTGAACAACCAACTGACCGATGCCACGCGCCAATACGCCCTGAGCAGTGCCAGCCGCAGCAAAACCATTGCCATCACCGCGATTGCCATCGGCGTGATCTTGTCACTGGGATTTGGTTTTATCACCTCGCAGCGTTTGGCTAAACCACTCAAAGATGCCGTCGTCATGATTGAGGAGTTACGTCACGGCCACCTGGATCAACGCCTGTCCATTCGCAGCATGGACGAAGTGGGCAAAATGGCCCAGGCCATGAACACCTTTTCCGACAATCTCAAAGAGGAGGTCATCTCGGCCATGGATCAATTGGCCCAGGGCGACCTGACCTTTTCGATCTCTCCATATGACAGCAACGACCAGCTACGCACAACGCTGAAACAGGTCGGCGCCGATCTCACCGATCTGATCACCCAGATCCAACAGGTCGCCAACCAGATCGGCAACGGCGCCATGCAAATTGCCAGCTCCAGCCAGTCGTTGTCGGAAGGGGCCACATCGCAGGCCGAATCTCTGCAGGAGATCACCAGCTCCATGTCGCAAATGGCATCACAAACCCGCAGCAATGCTGATAGCGCCACCACAGCCAGCGATCTGTCCAAAGCAGCCCATCAGGCGGCCAATAACGGCATGAACCAGATGAGTGCCATGAATGATGCCATGGACGAAATCAACGAGTCAGGCAAAAACATCGCCAACATCATCAAAGTAATTGACGAAATTGCCTTCCAAACCAACCTGCTGGCCCTCAATGCCGCCGTTGAAGCAGCGCGTGCCGGTCAGCACGGCAAAGGTTTTGCGGTGGTTGCCGAAGAGGTTCGCAACTTGGCTGCACGCAGTGCCAAGGCGGCTCAAGAGACCTCAACCCTGATTGAAAACTCAGTCAGCAAGGCCAGCCATGGTCAGGAAGTAGCCGAAAAAACCTCGGAGGCACTGACTGAGATCGTCAACCGGATCGAAAAGGTGACCGGACTGGTCGGCGAGATCGCCCATGCCTCTCAGGAGCAGGCTGCCGGCATTGACCAGATCAATCAGGGTCTTAACCAGATCGACCGGGTCACCCAGCAGAACACCGCCAGCTCTGAAGAGAGTGCGGCGGCTTCAGATGAGCTGTCCGGGCAGGCCAATACCCTGCGCCAACTGCTCAGCCGCTTCCAGATCAATCCGAGTACAGCTCACCAAGTGAGCAGCAAAGCCGCTCCCATGATCGGCTATACCCAAGAGGCGGACGATGACATGTTCGAACTTTGA
- a CDS encoding tetratricopeptide repeat protein, with protein MVEDYAQLIQKGIAALKHNSPVEALMQFEQADTQRSTPLSRSYLAYCLSKVKGQHQRAISLCQSALRDEPHNSAHYLNLGRIYLNADRKSQAMQVFRRGIKLGPNPELLEELKKFDRRQPPVFSALPRTHLINKFSGKFLSFIGFR; from the coding sequence ATGGTCGAAGACTACGCACAACTGATCCAGAAAGGCATTGCCGCGCTGAAACACAACAGTCCTGTTGAAGCGCTGATGCAGTTCGAACAGGCCGACACCCAACGTAGCACCCCATTGTCGCGCTCATATCTTGCTTATTGCCTGTCAAAAGTCAAGGGCCAGCATCAACGGGCGATCTCTTTGTGTCAAAGCGCCCTTCGTGACGAACCCCACAACAGCGCCCACTACCTGAACTTGGGGCGCATCTACCTGAACGCCGACCGCAAAAGTCAGGCCATGCAGGTATTTCGTCGCGGCATCAAACTGGGACCAAACCCGGAACTTCTCGAGGAACTGAAAAAATTTGACCGGCGTCAACCACCGGTGTTCAGTGCCTTACCGCGAACTCATCTGATAAATAAATTCTCCGGCAAGTTTCTCTCATTTATCGGATTCCGTTAA
- the pabB gene encoding aminodeoxychorismate synthase component I — translation MFSDGTTSQQPKVCVKDSNSGQWLSFTEVCHVVRCDAASDLVNCLRDVESWVTRGYAAAGFVGYEGGAAFYAGKQARVSPLPVAWFAISKSVVTVDGPDTVEKWPRLLWWSDNSVASYYTQLARIHQAIAQGETYQVNYTYGLHAQVDDDFDAWSFFGYLNCRHQGGYAAYLDIGSHVVCSVSPELFFAVDGQHITTRPMKGTAPRGASDEEDRRRAAELHQSEKNRAENLMIVDMLRNDLGQLATVGSVSVRDLYHLEGYPTVWQLTSKVEAQLPAGCGLVEQFKALFPCASITGAPKKKTMEWIDRLESGPRGVYTGAIGFITPQGRSQFNVAIRTAVYDRHEQHVHYGVGGGIVWDSDSADEWRETRIKASVLPGVGDFSLLETLLWRPDQGYRNLEYHLQRLEKSAQLLGIDVNRHCLRHHLVEAAAVQPPRWWRVRCLVDFLGDVSCEFIPYQHQGQTQALRLALAVTAVNSRDPWLQHKTDQRQRYEVLRNQAPGADDVLMYNECGEITETTTANVVVHYQGRWVTPPVACGLLPGTMRQRLLDEGRIVEQVVTVDEVSNCDIYLINSLRGWRWARLG, via the coding sequence ATGTTCTCAGATGGAACAACGTCACAGCAACCGAAGGTCTGCGTTAAAGACAGCAATTCAGGACAATGGTTGAGTTTCACTGAGGTGTGCCATGTGGTCCGCTGTGATGCTGCATCCGATCTGGTCAACTGTTTGCGTGACGTCGAGTCGTGGGTTACACGCGGCTATGCTGCGGCCGGTTTTGTCGGCTATGAAGGTGGCGCCGCGTTTTATGCTGGCAAGCAAGCGCGTGTCTCTCCGTTGCCCGTGGCCTGGTTTGCCATCAGCAAGAGTGTGGTGACGGTGGATGGGCCTGATACCGTGGAAAAATGGCCAAGGCTGCTGTGGTGGTCAGACAATTCTGTGGCGTCATACTACACACAACTGGCGCGCATTCACCAGGCCATTGCCCAAGGTGAAACCTACCAGGTCAACTATACCTATGGCCTTCATGCCCAGGTGGATGACGATTTTGATGCGTGGTCTTTTTTTGGCTACCTGAATTGCCGTCACCAAGGTGGCTATGCCGCCTATCTTGATATTGGTTCCCATGTTGTGTGCTCCGTTTCACCGGAGCTGTTCTTTGCTGTTGACGGCCAGCATATTACGACCCGGCCGATGAAGGGGACGGCACCGCGTGGTGCCAGCGATGAAGAGGATCGGCGGCGCGCTGCAGAACTGCATCAGAGCGAAAAGAATCGGGCTGAAAATCTGATGATTGTCGATATGTTGCGCAACGATCTCGGCCAGCTCGCCACAGTGGGCAGTGTGTCGGTGCGTGACCTGTACCATCTCGAAGGGTATCCGACCGTCTGGCAACTGACCAGCAAAGTGGAGGCGCAACTTCCTGCTGGCTGTGGTCTGGTTGAACAATTCAAAGCATTGTTCCCCTGTGCGTCCATTACCGGAGCGCCGAAAAAGAAAACCATGGAGTGGATTGATCGATTGGAAAGCGGTCCGCGCGGCGTCTACACCGGTGCCATTGGCTTTATCACGCCTCAGGGGCGCAGTCAGTTCAATGTGGCGATTCGCACGGCGGTTTACGATCGCCATGAACAGCACGTGCATTACGGTGTTGGCGGCGGCATTGTCTGGGATTCCGACAGCGCCGATGAGTGGCGGGAAACACGCATCAAAGCCAGCGTTTTGCCGGGAGTCGGTGATTTTTCGTTGCTTGAAACTCTGTTGTGGCGCCCAGATCAGGGTTATCGCAACCTGGAATATCATCTGCAGCGTCTCGAAAAAAGTGCTCAGTTGTTGGGTATTGACGTAAACCGCCATTGTCTTCGCCACCATCTGGTTGAGGCGGCAGCCGTGCAACCCCCACGCTGGTGGCGGGTACGCTGTCTGGTCGACTTTCTCGGCGATGTGAGCTGTGAGTTTATTCCCTATCAGCATCAGGGACAGACGCAAGCGCTGCGCTTGGCGCTGGCCGTTACTGCCGTCAACAGCCGCGATCCGTGGCTGCAGCACAAAACCGATCAACGCCAGCGTTACGAGGTATTGCGTAATCAAGCGCCTGGAGCGGATGACGTTTTGATGTACAATGAGTGCGGTGAGATCACAGAAACGACCACGGCCAATGTGGTTGTGCATTATCAAGGGCGTTGGGTGACGCCACCGGTTGCATGCGGTCTGTTGCCGGGAACCATGCGCCAACGGTTGCTCGATGAGGGGCGGATTGTGGAACAGGTTGTCACCGTGGATGAGGTGAGCAACTGTGACATTTATCTGATCAATTCGTTGCGCGGTTGGCGTTGGGCACGGCTGGGTTAA
- a CDS encoding DUF2905 domain-containing protein: MQKTLIILGVLLVIIGLGWPWLSKIPLGRLPGDIIIDKPGMKVYFPITTMIIVSLVLSLIIRFFHK; the protein is encoded by the coding sequence ATGCAGAAAACACTGATTATTCTTGGCGTGCTCTTGGTGATTATTGGTTTAGGCTGGCCATGGCTGAGTAAAATCCCCCTTGGACGGCTACCCGGTGATATCATCATCGACAAACCCGGTATGAAGGTTTATTTTCCCATAACTACGATGATCATCGTTAGCCTGGTGCTATCGTTGATTATCCGTTTTTTCCATAAATAA
- a CDS encoding RluA family pseudouridine synthase: MPQFTVEANEIPLSPLAFLQRHISAASKSYLRQLLKKGKVKGPRGVVSEQDQLKLGDVLILPDSGRLSELLAATAQPSLEQQLFILYESREILIVDKPSGLAIHSSEGHQDRNLAALVDELIRSRGDAYQVAPIHRLDLETSGPVLFGKGKKACSELGKLFMCHEVEKSYLALVAGKTPGRGLIQSEVPSKGKTKEAQTAFQALDRNEQASLLKVTLYTGRQHQIRRQLAELGHPLFGDRRYRGQQPDALPRLFLHCCQLAFIDPFSGAPVEINSPLPADLSQFLDTVGLRYPNK, translated from the coding sequence ATGCCGCAATTTACCGTTGAAGCCAACGAAATCCCGTTAAGTCCCTTAGCTTTTTTACAGCGCCATATTTCAGCCGCTTCCAAAAGTTATCTGCGTCAATTGCTCAAAAAAGGCAAAGTGAAAGGGCCTCGTGGCGTAGTGAGCGAGCAAGATCAGTTGAAATTGGGGGATGTTCTGATCTTACCAGACAGCGGCCGATTGTCTGAACTGCTGGCGGCAACAGCGCAACCATCGCTGGAACAGCAATTGTTTATTCTTTACGAAAGCCGGGAGATTCTTATTGTCGATAAGCCGTCCGGGTTAGCGATTCACAGCAGTGAAGGCCATCAAGACCGCAATCTTGCCGCTCTTGTCGATGAGTTGATTCGTTCACGCGGTGATGCCTACCAGGTCGCACCGATCCATCGTCTTGATTTGGAAACGTCCGGTCCGGTACTGTTCGGCAAGGGGAAAAAGGCCTGTAGCGAACTGGGGAAGTTGTTCATGTGTCATGAAGTGGAGAAAAGTTATCTGGCCCTGGTGGCGGGTAAAACACCTGGGCGGGGCTTAATCCAATCCGAGGTGCCGAGCAAAGGGAAAACAAAAGAGGCGCAGACCGCATTCCAGGCACTCGATCGTAACGAACAGGCGTCGCTGTTAAAAGTGACTCTTTATACCGGCCGCCAACACCAGATTCGCCGCCAACTGGCAGAGCTTGGCCATCCGCTTTTTGGTGATCGCCGTTACCGAGGACAACAGCCCGACGCGTTGCCACGGTTGTTTCTCCACTGCTGCCAACTGGCGTTCATTGATCCCTTCAGCGGTGCTCCCGTTGAGATCAATAGCCCCTTGCCGGCTGATTTATCTCAGTTTCTTGACACGGTTGGTTTGCGCTACCCGAATAAGTAG